In Pyrus communis chromosome 8, drPyrComm1.1, whole genome shotgun sequence, one genomic interval encodes:
- the LOC137743748 gene encoding uncharacterized protein, which translates to MLSQTPTNKNSTTMLKILNKKLLRLCSLLRWPARRRSRPKVVIKKFGKTSSRKSQPENETNATHALAAVHPNTDSKPERPIRVATFNAALFSMAPAVPKAEKFGNLDGENGGSSLKLHKHVGRTKSSGSERPKSILKQSPLHPNPKNNSDNLTKQQKFSKSKLRVSINLPDNEISLLKNRQLSFSEGRAKEDAFSPVTGKSTLRSSSLGFSGVLRSGAAADGDLYTSHRTVLEVLREMDADVLALQDVKAEEEKDMKPLSDLAAALGMNYVFAESWAPEYGNAILSKWPIKRSKIVKILDDTDFRNVLKATIDVPEAGEVNFHCTHLDHLDESWRMRQINAIIQSSNEPHILAGGLNSLDESDYSQERWTDIVKYYEDMGKPRPKVEVMRYLKSKQYTDAKDFEGEYESVVMIAKGQSVQGTCKYGTRVDYILASANSRYKFVPGSYSVFSSKGTSDHHIVRVDVVKVDNCVEENNTRRRQVKQKVTKITNTTSPSKGIWKIPHI; encoded by the exons ATGCTCTCACAAACTCCCACCAACAAAAACTCCACCACAATGCTCAAAATCCTCAACAAGAAGCTCCTCCGCCTCTGCTCCCTCCTCCGCTGGCCGGCCCGCCGCCGTTCCCGCCCCAAAGTCGTCATAAAAAAGTTCGGAAAAACAAGCTCCAGAAAATCCCAACCCGAAAATGAAACCAATGCCACTCATGCGTTGGCGGCAGTACACCCCAATACCGACTCAAAACCAGAGCGGCCGATTCGGGTGGCGACTTTCAACGCTGCTCTCTTCTCAATGGCGCCGGCGGTTCCGAAAGCCGAGAAATTCGGGAACTTGGACGGCGAAAATGGAGGTAGTAGCTTGAAGCTTCATAAGCACGTTGGTCGAACAAAGTCTTCGGGAAGCGAACGTCCGAAGAGCATTCTAAAACAGAGTCCCCTGCATCCAAATCCAAAGAACAATTCGGATAATCTCACGAAACAGCAGAAGTTTTCGAAATCTAAGTTAAGGGTTTCGATCAATCTGCCGGATAACGAGATTTCGCTGCTAAAAAACCGGCAGTTGAGCTTTTCGGAAGGCAGAGCAAAGGAAGATGCTTTTTCTCCGGTCACAGGAAAATCGACTCTTAGATCGTCGAGTTTGGGATTTTCTGGAGTTTTAAGAAGTGGGGCTGCGGCGGATGGAGATTTGTACACAAGTCATCGGACGGTTCTTGAAGTTTTGAGAGAGATGGATGCTGATGTTTTGGCGCTGCAGGATGTGAAggcggaggaggagaaggataTGAAGCCGCTGTCTGACTTGGCGGCGGCGTTGGGAATGAATTATGTTTTTGCCGAGAGCTGGGCGCCGGAGTACGGCAACGCTATTTTGTCGAAATGGCCAATTAAGCGGTCCAAGATCGTCAAAATCTTGGACGACACCGATTTCAG GAATGTCCTGAAGGCCACCATTGATGTTCCTGAAGCAGGAGAAGTAAACTTCCATTGCACCCACCTCGATCATCTTGATGAGAGCTGGAGGATGAGGCAGATCAATGCTATAATCCAATCAAGCAATGAGCCCCATATCTTGGCTGGAGGCCTCAATTCTTTGGATGAGTCAGACTATTCTCAAGAAAGATGGACAGATATTGTAAAG TATTATGAGGATATGGGGAAACCAAGGCCTAAGGTTGAAGTAATGAGATACTTGAAGAGCAAGCAATACACAGATGCTAAGGACTTTGAAGGAGAATATGAGTCAGTAGTGATGATTGCCAAAGGCCAAA GCGTGCAGGGAACATGCAAGTACGGAACGAGAGTCGATTATATATTGGCATCTGCAAATTCACGTTACAAATTTGTTCCTGGATCATACTCAGTGTTTTCTTCCAAAGGAACATCAGATCATCATATAGTAAGAGTTGATGTGGTAAAAGTGGATAACTGTGTTGAAGAAAATAACACCAGAAGAAGGCAGGTGAAGCAGAAAGTTACCAAGATAACAAACACTACTTCTCCATCAAAAGGGATATGGAAAATCCCAcatatatga